The following DNA comes from Enterocloster bolteae.
CCGTAATCCGTCTGATCGATAACCTGAATCGGAATGCCCTTGTCGCCGTACTTTTCAACAATCTCGCCATAGCGGTATTTGACCTGGGGCCCTAAGAGAATCACATCCGGGTGCTTCTCATCAATAATCTGGCCAATCTTTCCGTCCGGGAATGCCTCTACTTCAATGGGAAGGTCATGGGAATTGGCTACGTCCTGCATCTTGCTTGCCAGCATACTGGT
Coding sequences within:
- a CDS encoding PTS sugar transporter subunit IIB — its product is MKRVYLFCSAGMSTSMLASKMQDVANSHDLPIEVEAFPDGKIGQIIDEKHPDVILLGPQVKYRYGEIVEKYGDKGIPIQVIDQTDYGMMNGEKVLKSAIKLMKAAK